The Apostichopus japonicus isolate 1M-3 chromosome 20, ASM3797524v1, whole genome shotgun sequence genome contains a region encoding:
- the LOC139962193 gene encoding mitochondrial intermembrane space import and assembly protein 40-B-like produces the protein MSYCKEEGKDKIIFVTQEDHEGPVQDEIISILDDDPNEEAEGLILPSGEINWNCPCLGGMPSGPCGPEFREAFSCFHYSEADPKGSDCIEKFRDMQVCMSGYPELYPPREEEEEEEDFKSEKEKEDGAVSKEDGDDDSETEKEKEEDGAVSKEDGDEEKQIKNDNKTVEGNTPQEEAVAS, from the exons ATGTCGTACTGTAAAGAGGAAG GGAAGGACAAGATAATATTTGTCACTCAAGAAGATCATGAAGGGCCTGTGCAAGATGAAATCATCAGTATCTTAGATGATGACCCAAATGAAGAAGCAGAGG GATTAATATTACCATCCGGAGAGATTAACTGGAATTGTCCATGTCTGGGAGGTATGCCCAGCGGACCTTGCGGTCCAGAGTTTAGAGAAGCCTTTTCCTGTTTTCACTACAGCGAGGCAGATCCAAAAGGTTCGGATTGTATAGAAAAGTTTAGAGATATGCAAGTGTGTATGTCAGGATATCCCGAACTTTATCCTCCCagagaagaggaagaagaagaagaagatttcAAGAGCGAGAAGGAGAAAGAGGATGGTGCTGTATCAAAGGAGGATGGAGATGACGATTCGGAAACCGAGAAGGAAAAGGAAGAGGATGGTGCTGTATCAAAAGAGGATGGAGATGAAGAGAAACAgattaaaaatgataataagaCAGTTGAAGGAAACACACCCCAAGAAGAAGCAGTAGCCTCGTGA
- the LOC139962189 gene encoding melatonin receptor type 1B-B-like — protein MENISTTMATSITSDDSLQGQTSPPFRFDDPTHRLLVGLAFLLIAFIGAIGNSLLIFAVMLSRKLHTTTNIFVVNLAMSDLIGCFMLPFLTVIFISEPFPFSDSFCKVLSGVLYIMFPASVVNLMLIAINRYTLITKTQRTFHNIYTKRNISIMIIFSWLYVILVIFVPPAFGVGALGYSKRYQSCSISSENPLTVYYVALRSALLPVAGLVITTMCYIKIFLFVCKATRDIRQRKMSSSSLEQVSKRQVRVTKNLFLIVCCYVLCITPYVVVFSIPAARNLLPWGTVFFCVNSCINPIIYGLWHPNFNEIFKHILKCQFNEIPQKSQLLSWVSKSGPGKQRAVITNKEPFTITTDSC, from the coding sequence ATGGAGAACATTTCAACGACAATGGCAACCTCAATAACATCCGATGATAGTCTGCAGGGCCAAACATCTCCTCCATTTCGATTTGATGATCCTACACATCGGCTGCTGGTTGGACTAGCCTTCCTACTGATTGCTTTCATCGGTGCAATCGGCAACAGTCTCCTCATTTTCGCTGTCATGCTTTCGAGGAAGTTACACACGACCACTAATATTTTCGTCGTTAACTTGGCCATGTCTGATCTTATTGGTTGTTTCATGTTACCATTTTTGACTGTCATCTTTATTAGCGAACCTTTTCCATTCTCCGACAGCTTTTGTAAAGTACTTTCAGGGGTTCTGTACATAATGTTCCCGGCGAGTGTAGTTAACCTCATGTTGATTGCGATAAACCGCTACACATTGATCACGAAAACTCAAAGAACTTTTCATAACATCTACACCAAAAGAAATATCTCGATAATGATAATATTCAGTTGGCTGTACGTAATATTAGTGATTTTTGTACCTCCTGCATTTGGAGTGGGTGCTCTCGGTTATTCCAAGAGATATCAATCGTGTTCCATTAGTTCGGAAAACCCTTTAACGGTTTACTATGTGGCTCTCAGGTCAGCTCTCTTACCAGTTGCTGGTCTCGTCATTACCACCATGtgttacattaaaatatttctatttgtttgtaAGGCTACTAGGGACATTAGGCAAAGAAAGATGAGTTCAAGTTCATTGGAGCAAGTAAGTAAACGACAAGTGCGAGTCACTAAGAATCTTTTCCTAATCGTGTGCTGTTATGTACTTTGCATAACTCCTTACGTGGTAGTATTTTCGATTCCAGCTGCAAGAAATCTGCTTCCGTGGGGTActgttttcttttgtgtaaaCAGTTGTATAAACCCAATTATTTACGGACTTTGGCATCCTAATTTCAATGAGATcttcaaacatattttgaaatgtcAATTCAATGAGATACCACAAAAGTCTCAACTTTTGAGTTGGGTATCGAAATCTGGACCAGGAAAACAGAGAGCTGTAATAACGAACAAAGAACCTTTCACTATTACAACAGATAGCTGTTAA